In the Pseudomonas orientalis genome, one interval contains:
- a CDS encoding AraC family transcriptional regulator, translated as MSERTTSASWAMGIVKALEMDGLDCRALFKQLGLDYAALSDPDARFAQDAMTRLWQRAVALSGNPAIGLNMGKVARPASFHVAGYALMSSNTLAEGFRRLVRYQRIIAESADLSFRLLPEGYALILTVHGDHLPPTRQSAEASLASALALCGWLTGRTLQPHKVMLQGDQPADLAPYKEVFHAPLQFNAPYDALIFEQADMDAPLPTANEAMAQLHDRFAGEYLARFSESRVTHNARQVLCRLLPQGEPKREVVAQTLHLSQRTLQRRLQEEGTSFQALLDDTRRELAEQYLAQPSMTLLEIAYLLGFADPSNFFRAFRRWFDATPGEYRARLQQTSTVSDARTPEYTAQTP; from the coding sequence ATGAGCGAACGAACAACCTCTGCAAGCTGGGCGATGGGGATAGTCAAGGCTCTGGAAATGGACGGTCTGGATTGCCGGGCCCTGTTCAAACAACTGGGGCTGGACTATGCCGCCCTCAGCGATCCCGACGCGCGTTTTGCGCAGGATGCCATGACCCGTTTGTGGCAGCGCGCGGTGGCGTTGTCGGGCAATCCGGCGATTGGTCTGAACATGGGCAAAGTGGCGCGCCCTGCATCGTTTCATGTTGCCGGTTATGCGTTGATGTCCAGCAATACCCTGGCCGAAGGTTTCAGGCGCCTGGTGCGTTACCAGCGCATCATCGCCGAAAGTGCCGACTTGAGTTTCCGCCTGTTACCCGAGGGTTATGCGCTGATTCTGACCGTGCACGGCGATCACCTGCCGCCTACCCGGCAGAGCGCCGAGGCCTCGCTGGCCAGCGCGTTGGCGCTGTGCGGCTGGCTCACCGGGCGCACCCTGCAACCGCATAAGGTGATGCTGCAGGGCGATCAACCGGCCGATCTGGCGCCTTATAAGGAGGTTTTCCATGCGCCGCTGCAATTCAATGCGCCGTACGACGCGCTGATTTTCGAGCAGGCCGACATGGATGCGCCATTACCCACGGCCAATGAAGCCATGGCGCAGTTGCACGATCGTTTTGCCGGCGAATACCTGGCGCGCTTCTCCGAAAGCCGCGTGACCCACAACGCACGGCAGGTGCTGTGCCGCCTGCTGCCCCAGGGTGAACCCAAGCGCGAAGTGGTGGCGCAGACGTTGCACCTGTCCCAGCGTACCTTGCAGCGGCGTTTGCAGGAGGAGGGCACCAGCTTCCAGGCCCTGCTCGACGACACCCGTCGTGAGCTGGCCGAGCAATACCTGGCTCAGCCGAGCATGACCTTGCTGGAAATTGCCTACCTGTTGGGGTTCGCCGATCCCAGCAACTTCTTTCGCGCGTTTCGCCGCTGGTTCGACGCCACGCCCGGCGAATACCGAGCGCGATTGCAGCAGACGTCGACCGTCAGTGACGCCAGAACGCCGGAATACACAGCACAAACACCGTAA
- a CDS encoding DUF962 domain-containing protein: MENVKRFNSFAEFYPYYLAEHGNSTCRRLHFIGTTLVIGILAYAIGRGSPGLLLAVPIAGYSFAWIGHFFFEKNRPATFQHPFYSLLGDFVMYRDMILGKVPF; encoded by the coding sequence GTGGAAAACGTCAAGCGGTTCAACAGCTTCGCCGAGTTCTACCCGTATTACCTGGCCGAGCACGGCAACAGCACCTGTCGGCGCCTGCATTTTATCGGCACTACACTGGTGATCGGCATTCTGGCCTACGCCATCGGCCGAGGCTCGCCGGGCCTGTTGCTGGCCGTGCCGATCGCCGGCTACAGCTTTGCCTGGATCGGACATTTCTTCTTTGAGAAGAACCGTCCGGCCACTTTCCAGCACCCGTTTTACAGCCTGCTCGGTGATTTTGTGATGTACCGCGACATGATTCTGGGCAAGGTGCCGTTCTAG
- a CDS encoding MFS transporter produces MPDTQRPMAVTLQVVSIVLFTFIGYLNIGIPLAVLPGYVHSELGYGAVVAGLVISVQYLATLLSRPYAGKIIDNLGSKRAVLIGLAGCGLSGVFMLLAAWFSSLPALSLGSLLIGRLVLGSAESLVGSGAIGWGIGRVGAVNTAKVISWNGIASYGALAVGAPLGVVLVRQFGLWSMGVSIVLLAAVGLLLAWNKVAAPIVTGVRLPFMNVLGRVLPHGCALALGSIGFGTIATFITLYYTTQHWDNAVWALSLFGASFIGARLLFGNLINRIGGFRVAIACLSVEILGLLLLWLAPDANLALAGAALSGFGFSLVFPALGVEAVNLVPASSRGSAVGAYSLFIDLSLGITGPLAGAVAAGFGFGSIFLFAALAALGGLLLSVYLYRQAPKAREARRD; encoded by the coding sequence ATGCCAGATACCCAGCGCCCCATGGCGGTCACGCTGCAAGTTGTTTCCATCGTGCTGTTCACCTTCATCGGCTACCTGAATATCGGCATCCCTCTGGCGGTCTTGCCGGGCTATGTCCACAGCGAACTGGGCTATGGCGCGGTGGTTGCCGGCCTGGTGATCAGCGTGCAATACCTGGCCACCCTGCTGAGTCGCCCGTACGCGGGCAAAATCATCGATAACCTGGGCAGCAAGCGCGCGGTGCTGATCGGTTTGGCGGGGTGTGGTTTAAGCGGTGTGTTCATGCTGCTCGCCGCGTGGTTTTCAAGCCTGCCGGCCTTGAGCCTGGGTAGCCTGCTGATCGGGCGTCTGGTATTGGGCAGTGCCGAAAGCCTGGTGGGCTCGGGCGCCATCGGTTGGGGCATTGGCCGGGTCGGTGCGGTGAACACCGCCAAGGTCATCTCCTGGAACGGCATCGCCAGCTACGGCGCCCTGGCGGTCGGTGCGCCGCTGGGCGTAGTGCTGGTCCGACAGTTCGGGCTGTGGAGCATGGGCGTCAGCATTGTCCTGCTGGCGGCAGTCGGCCTGCTGCTGGCCTGGAACAAAGTCGCCGCGCCAATCGTCACCGGCGTGCGCCTGCCGTTCATGAACGTGCTGGGCCGGGTATTGCCCCATGGCTGCGCGCTGGCGTTGGGTTCCATCGGCTTTGGCACCATCGCGACCTTTATCACGCTGTATTACACCACCCAGCACTGGGATAACGCGGTGTGGGCATTGAGCCTGTTCGGCGCCAGCTTTATCGGCGCGCGCCTGCTGTTCGGCAACCTGATCAACCGGATCGGCGGGTTTCGCGTGGCGATTGCCTGCCTGTCGGTTGAGATCCTCGGGCTGCTGTTGCTGTGGCTGGCGCCGGACGCCAACCTGGCCCTCGCGGGCGCGGCGTTGAGCGGGTTTGGCTTTTCCCTGGTCTTTCCGGCGCTGGGGGTGGAAGCGGTCAACCTGGTGCCGGCCTCCAGCCGAGGTTCGGCGGTGGGGGCTTATTCGTTGTTTATCGATTTATCCCTGGGTATCACCGGGCCATTGGCCGGGGCCGTGGCGGCAGGCTTCGGTTTTGGGTCGATCTTCCTGTTCGCCGCCCTCGCCGCCCTGGGTGGTCTGCTGCTGAGTGTGTACCTGTATCGCCAGGCGCCCAAGGCTCGCGAAGCACGCCGGGACTAG
- the arfB gene encoding alternative ribosome rescue aminoacyl-tRNA hydrolase ArfB yields MLVISNTVHLPDTEIELTAIRAQGAGGQNVNKVSSAVHLRFDIPASSLPEFYKERLLALRDSRITSEGVLVLKAQQYRTQEQNRADALERLVELILSATKVEKKRRPTKPTLGSKKRRLESKTKRGSIKAGRGKVDF; encoded by the coding sequence ATGCTGGTGATTTCCAACACTGTCCACCTGCCCGATACCGAAATCGAGCTGACCGCCATTCGCGCCCAGGGCGCCGGCGGGCAGAACGTCAACAAGGTGTCGAGTGCGGTGCACCTGCGTTTTGATATTCCGGCGTCGTCGCTGCCGGAGTTTTACAAGGAACGGTTGCTGGCTCTGCGCGACAGCCGTATCACCAGTGAGGGCGTGCTGGTGCTCAAGGCCCAGCAATATCGCACCCAGGAACAGAATCGCGCCGACGCGCTCGAGCGCCTGGTGGAGTTGATCCTCAGCGCCACCAAGGTGGAGAAGAAGCGCCGCCCGACCAAGCCGACCCTGGGCTCGAAAAAACGTCGTCTCGAATCCAAGACCAAGCGTGGCAGCATCAAGGCCGGGCGCGGCAAGGTCGACTTCTAG
- a CDS encoding amino acid permease, whose amino-acid sequence MSGPHSSSGELKRGLKNRHIQLIALGGAIGTGLFLGSAGVLKSAGPSMILGYAICGFIAFMIMRQLGEMIVEEPVAGSFSHFAHKYWGGFAGFLSGWNCWILYILVGMSELTAVGKYVHYWWPEIPTWVSAAAFFVLINLINLANVKVFGEAEFWFAIIKVVAIVGMIALGSYLLVSGSGGPQASVTNLWDHGGFFPHGVGGLVMAMAIIMFSFGGLEMLGFTAAEADQPRTVIPKAINQVIYRILIFYIGALVVLLSLTPWDSLLVTLNASGDPYSGSPFVQVFSMLGSKTAAHILNFVVLTAALSVYNSGTYCNSRMLLGMAEQGDAPKALAKIDKRGVPVRSILASAAVTLVAVLMNYFVPQHALELLMSLVVATLVINWAMISFSHFKFRQHMNRTGQVPLFKALWYPYGNFICLAFVVFILVIMLMIPGIQVSVYAIPVWVAFMAVCYWIKNKRKAQYALTTAALTAK is encoded by the coding sequence ATGAGTGGACCCCATTCCTCTTCAGGCGAGCTGAAACGCGGCCTGAAAAATCGGCATATCCAGTTGATCGCCCTCGGTGGCGCCATCGGCACCGGCTTGTTCCTTGGCTCGGCCGGGGTACTCAAGTCCGCCGGCCCGTCGATGATCCTGGGCTATGCCATCTGCGGCTTTATTGCCTTCATGATCATGCGCCAGCTTGGCGAAATGATCGTCGAAGAGCCGGTTGCCGGCTCCTTCAGCCATTTTGCCCACAAATACTGGGGCGGTTTCGCCGGTTTCCTGTCGGGCTGGAACTGCTGGATCCTGTACATTCTGGTGGGGATGTCAGAGCTGACCGCGGTCGGTAAATACGTGCACTACTGGTGGCCGGAGATCCCGACCTGGGTTTCGGCGGCGGCGTTCTTCGTGCTGATCAACCTGATCAACCTGGCCAACGTCAAAGTCTTTGGTGAGGCCGAGTTCTGGTTCGCCATCATCAAGGTGGTGGCGATTGTCGGCATGATCGCCCTGGGCAGCTACCTGCTGGTCAGCGGCAGCGGCGGGCCACAGGCTTCGGTGACCAACCTGTGGGACCATGGCGGCTTCTTCCCCCATGGCGTGGGTGGATTGGTGATGGCCATGGCGATCATCATGTTTTCCTTCGGCGGCCTGGAAATGCTCGGCTTCACCGCTGCCGAAGCGGACCAGCCGCGCACCGTGATCCCCAAGGCGATCAATCAGGTGATCTACCGCATCCTGATTTTCTACATCGGCGCGTTGGTGGTGCTGTTGTCGCTGACCCCGTGGGACAGCCTGCTGGTCACCCTTAACGCCTCCGGCGATCCCTACAGTGGCAGCCCGTTCGTACAGGTGTTCTCGATGCTGGGCAGTAAAACTGCCGCGCATATCCTCAACTTCGTGGTGTTGACCGCAGCGTTGTCGGTGTACAACAGCGGCACCTATTGCAACAGCCGCATGCTGTTGGGCATGGCCGAGCAGGGCGATGCGCCCAAGGCCCTGGCGAAGATCGACAAGCGCGGTGTCCCGGTGCGTTCGATCCTGGCGTCGGCGGCGGTCACCCTGGTGGCGGTGCTGATGAACTACTTCGTCCCGCAGCACGCGCTGGAGTTGCTGATGTCACTGGTGGTGGCCACGTTGGTGATCAACTGGGCGATGATCAGCTTTTCCCACTTCAAGTTCCGCCAGCACATGAACCGTACCGGCCAGGTGCCGTTGTTCAAGGCGCTGTGGTATCCGTATGGGAATTTCATCTGCCTGGCGTTCGTGGTGTTTATCCTGGTGATCATGCTGATGATTCCGGGGATTCAGGTGTCGGTGTATGCGATTCCGGTGTGGGTGGCGTTTATGGCGGTGTGCTACTGGATCAAGAACAAGCGCAAGGCGCAGTACGCCTTGACGACGGCGGCCTTGACGGCAAAATAG
- a CDS encoding leucyl aminopeptidase, producing MDKARAVEHFLYYLAHHPALEGLSRPTVLLGHTERYDAIAQAITQGSAARFNFQVQRLDLSASESLAQVIEACDLYLFLYDSSTLPNPRAEGPDFIRALQGVMAEHWKKSLLFKDYGDYFYDTFSVEPQRIADLNATLIRRMSEATVLSFTDKHGSRLEAPMSSIKKWTNINGVGNHDLAPGEIATHSEAINGQVRFVGTFLSTIPFARKYGVLESPLELWIENSTICSVASDVPGLVDDFNKYLNANPSNRRVEELGIGTNEGVKDLYARNAGFEERHCGLHLGLGGGQKGSHHLDLIFASGVLALDDKPVFDGTFAF from the coding sequence ATGGACAAGGCCCGCGCCGTCGAACACTTCCTCTACTACCTCGCTCACCACCCGGCCCTCGAAGGCCTGAGCCGCCCTACCGTGCTGCTGGGCCACACCGAACGCTACGACGCCATCGCCCAGGCAATCACCCAGGGCAGCGCCGCCCGGTTCAATTTCCAGGTACAGCGCCTGGACCTGAGCGCCAGCGAATCCCTGGCCCAGGTCATCGAAGCCTGCGACTTGTACCTGTTTCTCTACGATTCCTCGACCCTGCCCAACCCACGCGCAGAAGGCCCGGATTTTATCCGCGCGCTGCAGGGGGTCATGGCCGAACACTGGAAAAAATCGCTGTTGTTCAAGGACTACGGCGACTACTTCTACGACACCTTCAGCGTCGAACCGCAGCGCATTGCCGACCTCAATGCCACCTTGATCCGGCGTATGTCCGAGGCCACCGTGCTGAGCTTCACCGACAAACACGGCTCACGCCTTGAAGCGCCGATGAGCAGCATCAAGAAGTGGACCAATATCAACGGCGTCGGCAACCACGACCTGGCCCCTGGCGAGATCGCTACCCACAGCGAAGCCATCAACGGGCAAGTACGGTTTGTCGGGACGTTCCTCAGCACCATCCCCTTTGCGCGTAAATACGGCGTGCTGGAGTCCCCGCTGGAACTGTGGATAGAGAACTCCACCATCTGCAGCGTGGCCAGCGACGTGCCGGGGCTGGTGGATGACTTCAACAAGTACCTGAACGCCAACCCGTCCAACCGCCGCGTGGAAGAACTGGGGATTGGCACCAATGAAGGCGTGAAGGATCTGTATGCGCGCAATGCCGGCTTTGAAGAGCGCCATTGCGGGTTGCACCTGGGCTTGGGGGGCGGGCAGAAAGGCAGTCATCACCTGGACCTGATCTTCGCCAGCGGGGTGTTGGCGTTGGATGACAAGCCGGTGTTTGACGGGACGTTTGCCTTTTGA
- the rluB gene encoding 23S rRNA pseudouridine(2605) synthase RluB has product MNDKDQNDSQEIGPAGEKLQKVLARIGVGSRRDVEAWITQKRIKVNGVEATLGQRVDLHDAITIDGKVIKREEAAESVRRVIMYNKPDGEICTRDDPEGRPTVFDKMPKPKEGRWINIGRLDINTTGLLMFTTDGELANRLMHPSYEMDREYAVRVRGEVDDEMIERLKAGVVLEDGPAKFTDIKQAPGGEGFNHWYHCVVMEGRNREVRRLWESQGLVVSRLKRVRFGPVFLNSDLPMGRWREMSQYEVDILSAEVGLTPVAMPQMNAKSKDKLERMQRKSSRPVPRTERVARTLRPALNAPATGGRISREPQIEGERRPTAPSRQEGERAPRTPRPAPAGGRSNRGETDRPADNASTKRPAKPSANKRPGPKLVADEPSGKRRGAPAGSGQRPGFGRKKPQ; this is encoded by the coding sequence ATGAACGACAAAGACCAGAACGACAGCCAGGAAATCGGCCCAGCAGGCGAAAAACTGCAAAAGGTGCTGGCACGTATCGGCGTGGGCTCGCGCCGCGACGTCGAAGCCTGGATCACCCAGAAACGCATCAAGGTCAACGGCGTCGAGGCCACCCTCGGCCAGCGCGTCGACCTGCACGATGCGATCACCATCGATGGCAAGGTCATCAAGCGCGAAGAAGCCGCCGAATCGGTACGCCGCGTGATCATGTACAACAAGCCCGATGGCGAGATCTGCACCCGTGACGACCCGGAAGGCCGTCCGACCGTGTTCGACAAGATGCCCAAGCCCAAAGAGGGCCGGTGGATCAATATCGGTCGCCTGGACATCAATACCACCGGTTTGCTGATGTTCACCACCGACGGTGAATTGGCCAACCGCCTGATGCACCCGTCCTACGAGATGGACCGCGAATACGCCGTGCGCGTACGCGGTGAAGTCGATGACGAGATGATCGAGCGCTTGAAAGCCGGTGTGGTCCTGGAAGACGGCCCGGCCAAGTTCACCGACATCAAGCAGGCGCCGGGTGGCGAAGGGTTCAACCACTGGTACCACTGCGTGGTGATGGAAGGCCGCAACCGTGAAGTCCGTCGCCTGTGGGAATCCCAGGGCCTGGTGGTGAGCCGCCTCAAACGCGTGCGGTTCGGCCCGGTGTTCCTCAATTCCGACCTGCCGATGGGCCGCTGGCGCGAAATGAGCCAGTACGAAGTCGACATCCTCAGCGCCGAAGTCGGCCTGACGCCGGTCGCCATGCCGCAGATGAACGCCAAGAGCAAAGACAAGCTTGAGCGTATGCAGCGTAAATCGTCGCGCCCTGTGCCGCGCACCGAGCGTGTTGCCCGCACCTTGCGCCCGGCCTTGAATGCACCGGCAACCGGCGGCCGCATCTCCCGTGAGCCGCAGATCGAAGGTGAACGCCGCCCAACCGCGCCATCGCGTCAGGAAGGCGAGCGTGCTCCACGCACCCCGCGTCCGGCTCCGGCGGGTGGTCGCAGCAACCGTGGTGAAACCGATCGCCCCGCCGACAACGCCAGCACCAAACGTCCGGCCAAGCCTTCGGCGAACAAGCGCCCTGGCCCGAAACTGGTCGCTGACGAGCCGTCGGGCAAGCGCCGTGGCGCGCCGGCTGGTTCCGGCCAACGTCCGGGGTTTGGTCGCAAGAAGCCGCAGTGA
- a CDS encoding DUF1289 domain-containing protein, which translates to MTSTKDPCISLCKFSDDICVGCGRSKREIRAWKKLDKVDKRTVLAEAELRLLALGATGRRKSK; encoded by the coding sequence ATGACTTCGACCAAAGACCCCTGCATCAGCCTCTGCAAGTTCAGCGACGACATCTGCGTCGGCTGCGGCCGCAGCAAGCGCGAAATTCGCGCCTGGAAGAAGCTCGACAAAGTCGACAAGCGCACGGTGCTGGCCGAAGCCGAGCTGCGCTTGCTGGCCCTGGGCGCCACCGGTCGGCGGAAAAGCAAATGA
- the scpB gene encoding SMC-Scp complex subunit ScpB, producing the protein MNLTEPRELAPLLEAFLLASGKPQSLERLFELFEEAERPEPPVFKKALEILRKSCDGRAFELREVASGYRLQIREKFSPWVGRLWEERPQRYSRAMLETMALIAYRQPITRGEIEDVRGVAVNSHIVKTLLEREWIRIVGYRDVPGKPAMFATTKVFLDHFNLKNLDDLPPLAELREMEAEPVLDFDDAPVPAGLQELADASAEPEEPKDETSFHTLLLELDDMEQGIKTDFDDLLRDAADEPQTQVNVEPEPDVEEDILGVADAREKLLAAVAALEQPPLSDEEDEARALAEAIENERRQLED; encoded by the coding sequence ATGAATCTGACTGAACCCCGCGAACTGGCGCCCTTACTGGAAGCGTTTCTCCTGGCCTCGGGCAAACCGCAATCCCTGGAGCGCCTGTTCGAACTCTTTGAAGAGGCCGAGCGTCCCGAACCGCCGGTGTTCAAGAAGGCGCTGGAGATCCTGCGCAAGTCCTGCGACGGTCGCGCCTTCGAATTGCGTGAAGTGGCATCGGGTTACCGCCTGCAGATCCGCGAGAAGTTTTCCCCGTGGGTGGGGCGCTTGTGGGAAGAACGCCCGCAACGTTATTCACGGGCAATGTTGGAAACCATGGCGTTGATCGCCTATCGCCAGCCGATCACCCGGGGCGAGATCGAAGACGTGCGCGGCGTGGCGGTCAACAGCCATATCGTCAAGACCTTGCTGGAGCGCGAGTGGATCCGCATCGTCGGCTACCGTGACGTGCCCGGCAAACCGGCGATGTTCGCCACCACTAAAGTGTTCCTCGATCACTTCAATCTGAAAAACCTCGACGACCTGCCGCCGTTGGCCGAGCTGCGCGAGATGGAAGCCGAGCCGGTGCTGGATTTCGACGACGCGCCGGTGCCGGCGGGCCTGCAGGAGCTGGCCGATGCCAGTGCCGAGCCGGAGGAGCCCAAGGATGAGACCAGTTTCCATACTTTGCTGCTGGAACTGGACGATATGGAGCAGGGGATCAAGACCGACTTTGACGATTTATTGCGCGATGCTGCCGACGAGCCGCAAACCCAGGTGAACGTTGAGCCCGAGCCCGACGTCGAAGAAGACATCCTCGGCGTCGCCGATGCCCGCGAAAAACTGCTGGCCGCCGTCGCCGCCCTCGAGCAGCCGCCGCTGAGCGATGAGGAAGACGAAGCCCGGGCACTGGCCGAGGCCATCGAAAACGAACGCCGCCAACTCGAAGACTGA